Genomic DNA from Pistricoccus aurantiacus:
GAGCACGATACCAGAATAGAAGTCCACGTTGGGATAGAGCTTGCGCTCGATGAAGTACTCGTCTTCCAGCGCGATCTGCTCTAGACGCTTGGCGATCTTCAGCCGCGGGTTGTCGGATTGACCGATCTCCGCCAGCACCTCGTCGCAGGTTTCCTTCATCACCTTGGCGCGAGGGTCGAAGTTCTTGTAGACCCGGTGGCCGAAGCCCATCAGGCGGAAAGGATCGTCCTTGTCCTTGGCCTTTTCAATGTAGCGCTGAATGTTTTCCTCGGAATCGTCACCAATTTCATCCAGGGTAGCGAGCACCGCTTCGTTGGCGCCGCCATGAGCAGGTCCCCATAGGGCGGCGATACCGGCACTGATGCAGGCAAAAGGGTTGGCGCCGGTGGAGCCCGCCAGGCGAACCGTCGAGGTTGAAGCATTCTGCTCGTGATCCGCGTGCAGCATGAAGATCCGGTCCATCGCCTCGGCGAATACCGGGTTGACCTTGTAATCCTCACAAGGCGTGCTGAACATCATGTAAAGGAAGTTTTCAGCATAATCCAGGTCGTTGCGCGGATAGTTGAACGGCTGGCCGACGCTGTACTTGTGGCACATGGCTGCTAGTGTCGGCATCTTGGCGATCAGGCGTACCGCGCTGATGCGCCGCTCTTCCGGATCGGTGATATCCAGATTGTCGTGGTAGAAGGCTCCCAGGCCGCCCACCAGGCCACACATGATCGCCATGGGGTGCGCATCGCGGCGGAATCCGCGGAAGAAATTGACGATCTGCTCGTGCACCATGGTGTGCTTGCTGATATTGGTCTTGAAGCTCTCGTACTGGTCGTCATTGGGTAGTTCGCCATACCACAGAGCGTAACAGAGCTCGATGAAGTTGGATTCCTTGGCCAACTGGTCGATGGGGTAGCCCCGATGCAGCAGCACTCCCTGTTCGCCATCGATATAGGTGATGGCGGATTCGCAGGAGGCGGTGGCCTTGAAGCCCGGGTCGTAAGTGAAAATACCCTGATTGGCCAATTCACGCACATCGATGACATCGGGACCAACAGTGCCGGAGTAGATCGGGAGTTCTAGGACCTGGTCAACTCCATCAATGGAGAGTTGCGCTTTCCTGTCAGCCATGGTGGCCTCCTTTGCTATGGATCGGTTCAAACGATAGGTTGCCGTCTCGCTTGGATATGCCTGAGTGGGCGCTCACTATATAAGTGCATCGAAGATTGTCAATTGAACAATTCGCCCATGATGGTGTACAAGAGATAGCTCTACTGATTGATGTTGTAAAGGAATTGTTGCACAGCATCATTCTACGCGCCAATACCGTTCGACCGCTATATCATTTGGTCTATTGGGGCTGACTCGCGTTTGTCATGACCTGGGCAAGTCCTTATAATAGTTAGCGCGCGACTGGCTGGAACAGGGGTTGTACCGATTTGGCAAACGGACAAGCCTTTCCCAAAAACCACCGCCCGCCTGGGCCTGTTTTCATGATCCAGCAGTGGGCCAAGAGAGTGTGTAACAAGCCGTGAATAGCAAACGACCCGTAAATCTCGATCTTTCCACCATACACTTTCCTCTCCCTGCCGTGACGTCGATCGTTCATCGTGTCACCGGCGTACTTCTCTTCATTGGCCTCATTTTCGTTTTCTGGGCGCTGGATGCTTCGCTGTCCTCACCGGAGGGCTTCGATTCGGTTAGAGAAACGCTTGAAGGCAATCTTCTGGCCAAGTTGATCGCCTGGGGGCTTCTATCCGCTCTGGCGTATCATTTCGTGGCAGGAATCAAGCATTTGATCATGGATGCGGACATCGGCGTGACCCTCGAGGGCGGTGTTCGCAAGTCACAGATTACCGTGGTAGTCAGTGCGGTACTGGTGGTTCTGGCAGGAGTCTGGGTATGGTAACCAACGTCACTAACTTCAGTCGCAGCGGCGTCTCCGATTGGCTGATCCAGCGGGTCTCAGCGGTAGTGCTCGCTCTCTATACCCTGTTCATGGTGGGATATCTGCTGCTTCATCCGCATCTCGATTACTTCACTTGGAACGGCTTGTTTTCTCAGCTCTGGATGCGCCTCTTCTCGCTGCTGGCGTTCATTTCCCTGGCGGCGCATGCCTGGGTAGGGATGTGGACGGTCTGCACCGACTATCTGCATGCCACAGGAATACGGGTTGCCGTGCAAGCAGTGATCATTCTCGCGATTTTCGTTTTTCTGGTGTGGGGCATTCAAGTCCTGTGGGGAGCCTGATACATGTCAAAACTAAGAAACATGACATTCGATGCCATCATTATCGGTGGCGGCGGGGCAGGTCTGCGCGCCGGGTTGGAACTGGCCAAGTCCGGCAAGAATACTGCCGTGCTGTCCAAGGTCTTTCCGACTCGCTCCCATACGGTTTCTGCCCAGGGTGGAATCACCTGCGCCATCGCTTCCGCGGATCCCAATGACGACTGGCGCTGGCACATGTACGATACGGTGAAGGGTAGCGACTACATCGCCGACCAGGACGCCTGTGAATACCTGTGCTCCGAGGGCCCCAAGGCGGTATTCGAACTCGAACATATGGGCCTGCCGTTCTCGCGTTTCGATAATGGGCGTATCTACCAGCGTCCTTTCGGCGGCCAGTCGAAGAATTACGGTGAGGGCGGACAGGCGGCGCGTACCTGCGCCGCGGCGGATCGTACCGGCCACGCGCTTTTGCATACGCTTTACCAGAACAACCTGAAGAACAACACGACCTTTCTCAACGAATGGTACGCAGTGGATCTGGTCAAGAATGGCAAGGGCGATGTAGTGGGCTGTATCGCCATGTGCATCGAAACCGGCGAGGTCGTGCATATCAAGTCCAAGGCCACGGTACTCGCGACCGGCGGCGCGGGGCGTATCTTCGCTTCCACCACCAATGCCTTGATCAATACCGGTGACGGTATCGGGATGGCGCTGCGCGCCGGCTTCCCCATGCAGGACATGGAGATGTGGCAGTTCCATCCCACCGGGATCTACGGTGCGGGTACGCTGGTCACCGAAGGCTGTCGTGGTGAAGGCGGCTACCTGATCAACAAGGACGGCGAGCGTTTCATGGAGCGCTATGCGCCTAACGCCAAGGATCTGGCCAGCCGCGATGTGGTGGCTCGCTCCATGGTCATGGAAGTTCTCGAGGGTCGTGGCGGCGGCGAGAAGAACGACCACGTCTTCTTGAAGCTCGACCATCTGGGCGAGGAAGTGCTGGGCAAGCGCCTGCCGGGTATCGTCGAACTTTCCAAGACCTTTGCTCATGTGGACCCGGCCAAGGATCCCATTCCAGTCGTGCCGACCTGTCATTACATGATGGGTGGCATTCCTACCAACGTTCATGGCCAGGCACTGCTCCAAGACGAAAAAGGCAATGACAAGATCATCAACGGCCTGTATGCCTGTGGCGAAGTGGCCTGTGTCTCCGTGCACGGCGCCAATCGCCTGGGCGGCAACTCACTGCTCGATCTGGTGGTATTCGGACGCGCCGCGGGTATGTTCATCGAAGGCGCGCTCAGTGAGGGTATCGATTATCAGGACGCCTCGGAATCCGATATCGAAGCTTCCATGAAGCGCATGACCCGCTGGAACGAATCCGACAGCGGGGAGTCCGTGCCGGAACTCAAGGCCACCCTGCAGGACATCATGCAGAACGACTTCGGCGTCTTCCGTAAGGAAGAGAACATGCAGGACGGCGTCAAGAAGCTCGCCGAACTGCGTGAGCGTATCGCCAACGGCTACCTGGATGATAAGTCCAATACCTTCAATACCGCGCGGGTTGAGGCAATGGAGCTAGACAACCTGATGGAAGTGGCGGAGGCTACCGCCATCTCCGCGCTGGAGCGCAAGGAAAGCCGTGGCGCGCACTCGCGTTATGACTATCCGGATCGTGACGATGTCAACTGGTTGAAGCACTCGCTGTATTTCCCGGCGGAGAAAAAGCTGGGCAAGCGTGACGTCAATTTCTCGCCCAAGACTGTCGATACCTTCGAGCCGAAGATTCGCACCTACTAAAATCCTTACCTATCAGGAGGGCTACATGTCTATGCTTCAGGTATCCGTTTATCGCTACAATCCGGAAACCGATTCTGCGCCCTACATGCAGGATTTCCAGGTGGATACACAGGGTCGGGATTTGATGGTTCTGAATGTCCTGCAGATGATAAAGGAGCAGGATAGCTCCATGTCGTTTCGACGTAGCTGCCGGGAAGGCGTGTGCGGCTCCGACGGCATGAGCATGAATGGCAGGAACGGTCTGGCTTGCGTGACACCGCTTTCCGAGGTGGCGAAAAGCAACAAGCTGGTGCTGCGTCCCTTACCGGGCCTGCCGGTCGTGCGCGATCTGGTAATCGACATGGGCATTTTCTACAAGCAGTACGAGCGCATTCAGCCATACTTGCAGAACGATACAACGCCGCCGGCCATCGAACGTCTTCAGTCTCCGGAAGAGCGCGACAAGCTGGACGGATTGTACGAGTGTATTCTCTGCGCCTGCTGTTCCACGTCCTGTCCGTCGTTCTGGTGGAATCCGGAGAAGTTCGTGGGTCCCGCGGGCTTGCTGCAGGCCTATCGTTTCCTCGCGGATTCCCGGGATACTGCGACTCACGAGCGTCTCTCGGGGCTCGAGGATCCATTCAGCGTGTTTCGTTGCCGTGGCATCATGAACTGCGTTGCGGTGTGCCCCAAGGGGCTCAATCCCACTCGAGCCATCGGCAAGATTCGGGAGATGCTTGTGGCGGATGCGACTTAAATAGCGCGCCGGGTCTTGTTATCATGCGTGTATCAGCAAGGTGTGGCACCGCGTCGCACCATGCTCGGCCTTTAGCCGAAAGCCGGTGCTGACCCACCGGCTTTCGACAGTTATGCCCCAGGCTCCCGGGCGAGGCCGCTCGGTGAGGGAGCTAGCCGGCCATGGTTGATCGCCCTACCGGCAGGGCACTAGCAACGCCGCCTACGGCGATGCCGTATCCGGCGCTAACCACACCCCATCAGTGTAGGGTGACCGAGAGATGCAAGAAGGCACAATGGAGTTGATGTGGCGTACCTCCCCGATGAGCGGAGGCAATGCCCATTACGTGGAAGCGTTATACGAGCAATATCTTGTCGATCCCAATGCGGTTCCCGATGAGTGGCGCAATTACTTCGATCGACTTCCTCATCCGGATGGCAGTCCTGCTCAAGATGTCCCCCTGGGACCTATTCGCGATCAGTTCTATCAGTTCGGCAAGCGTCGACTCAACGGGCACGCCGGTACTGTCGAAACAAGCGGCGAGAACAAGAAGCAGGTCAAGGTCCTGCAGCTTATCAACGCCTACCGCTTCCGAGGCCATCAGCAGGCGGATATCGATCCGCTCAACCTTCGCGCCCGGGTCGAGGTTCCCGATCTCGAGTTATCCTTCCATCAGTTGACCAACGCGGATCTGGACACGCCATTCCAGACCGGCTCGCTGTTTCTGGGCAAGGATGTCGCGCCGCTCAAGGAAATCGTCGAGGTTCTGGAAAAGACTTACTGTCGTTCCATCGGCTGCGAATTCATGCATATCGTCGATACCGAAGAGAAACGCTGGCTGCAGCAGCGTTTCGAATCGGTTCGCTCCAAGCCGAAGTTCAGCAAGGAAGTGCGCAGGCACGTGCTGGAACGCCTGACCGCGGCGGAAGGTCTCGAGAACTATCTGGCTTCCAAGTATCCGGGTACCAAGCGCTTCGGTCTTGAAGGTGGCGAATCCTTCATTCCCATGATGGATGAGGTCATCCAGCGGGCCGGCGGTTATGGTACCAAGGAAGTCGTCATCGGCATGGCCCACCGTGGTCGTCTCAATCTGCTGATCAATATTCTCGGCAAGAGCCCTTCGGAGCTGATCGAGGAGTTCGACGGCAAGAAGGTCAACGAACAGGGCTCCGGCGACGTCAAGTATCACCAGGGCTTCAGTTCGAATGTCATGACTCCCGGCGGCGAGGTCCACCTGGCCCTGGCATTCAACCCGTCGCATCTGGAAATTGTCGCGCCGGTGGTGGAAGGGTCGGTACGCGCGCGTCAGGATCGCCGCGACGACACGGATGGCACCAAGGTGCTGCCGATCAGTATTCATGGTGATGCCTCCATGGCCGGTCAGGGTGTGGTCATGGAAACCCTGCAGATGTCCCAGACTCGTGCCTATCGTACCGGGGGCACGCTGCATGTCGTCATCAACAATCAGGTAGGCTTTACCACCTCCCATCCGCTGGATACGCGCTCCACGGAATACTGCACCGACATCGCCAAGATGATTCAGGCGCCGATCTTTCACGTCAACGGCGATGATCCGGACGCGGTGCTGCATGCCACTCAGGTAGCAGTCGATTATCGCCAT
This window encodes:
- the gltA gene encoding citrate synthase produces the protein MADRKAQLSIDGVDQVLELPIYSGTVGPDVIDVRELANQGIFTYDPGFKATASCESAITYIDGEQGVLLHRGYPIDQLAKESNFIELCYALWYGELPNDDQYESFKTNISKHTMVHEQIVNFFRGFRRDAHPMAIMCGLVGGLGAFYHDNLDITDPEERRISAVRLIAKMPTLAAMCHKYSVGQPFNYPRNDLDYAENFLYMMFSTPCEDYKVNPVFAEAMDRIFMLHADHEQNASTSTVRLAGSTGANPFACISAGIAALWGPAHGGANEAVLATLDEIGDDSEENIQRYIEKAKDKDDPFRLMGFGHRVYKNFDPRAKVMKETCDEVLAEIGQSDNPRLKIAKRLEQIALEDEYFIERKLYPNVDFYSGIVLSAIGIPTNMFTVVFAVARTIGWISHWNEMLSNDFSIGRPRQLYVGYDKRDYPSK
- the sdhC gene encoding succinate dehydrogenase, cytochrome b556 subunit; translated protein: MNSKRPVNLDLSTIHFPLPAVTSIVHRVTGVLLFIGLIFVFWALDASLSSPEGFDSVRETLEGNLLAKLIAWGLLSALAYHFVAGIKHLIMDADIGVTLEGGVRKSQITVVVSAVLVVLAGVWVW
- the sdhD gene encoding succinate dehydrogenase, hydrophobic membrane anchor protein, whose amino-acid sequence is MVTNVTNFSRSGVSDWLIQRVSAVVLALYTLFMVGYLLLHPHLDYFTWNGLFSQLWMRLFSLLAFISLAAHAWVGMWTVCTDYLHATGIRVAVQAVIILAIFVFLVWGIQVLWGA
- the sdhA gene encoding succinate dehydrogenase flavoprotein subunit, whose product is MSKLRNMTFDAIIIGGGGAGLRAGLELAKSGKNTAVLSKVFPTRSHTVSAQGGITCAIASADPNDDWRWHMYDTVKGSDYIADQDACEYLCSEGPKAVFELEHMGLPFSRFDNGRIYQRPFGGQSKNYGEGGQAARTCAAADRTGHALLHTLYQNNLKNNTTFLNEWYAVDLVKNGKGDVVGCIAMCIETGEVVHIKSKATVLATGGAGRIFASTTNALINTGDGIGMALRAGFPMQDMEMWQFHPTGIYGAGTLVTEGCRGEGGYLINKDGERFMERYAPNAKDLASRDVVARSMVMEVLEGRGGGEKNDHVFLKLDHLGEEVLGKRLPGIVELSKTFAHVDPAKDPIPVVPTCHYMMGGIPTNVHGQALLQDEKGNDKIINGLYACGEVACVSVHGANRLGGNSLLDLVVFGRAAGMFIEGALSEGIDYQDASESDIEASMKRMTRWNESDSGESVPELKATLQDIMQNDFGVFRKEENMQDGVKKLAELRERIANGYLDDKSNTFNTARVEAMELDNLMEVAEATAISALERKESRGAHSRYDYPDRDDVNWLKHSLYFPAEKKLGKRDVNFSPKTVDTFEPKIRTY
- a CDS encoding succinate dehydrogenase iron-sulfur subunit; its protein translation is MSMLQVSVYRYNPETDSAPYMQDFQVDTQGRDLMVLNVLQMIKEQDSSMSFRRSCREGVCGSDGMSMNGRNGLACVTPLSEVAKSNKLVLRPLPGLPVVRDLVIDMGIFYKQYERIQPYLQNDTTPPAIERLQSPEERDKLDGLYECILCACCSTSCPSFWWNPEKFVGPAGLLQAYRFLADSRDTATHERLSGLEDPFSVFRCRGIMNCVAVCPKGLNPTRAIGKIREMLVADAT